The Synergistaceae bacterium DNA window AATTATATTTATATTATCGCAAATAGATTTAGAACGCCCAGACTCAGAGGCCGGACGAATAATAAAATCTGCTCATGATAAAATTATTGCTGATATTAAAGCGATTCAGTCAGACATGAAAAATTTTGCGGGTATTAATTGCGATGTCGTACCAGTCTCGGCAAAAATTGCGCTTGAAAAATTTTACGATAAACGCTCCCCCGAATGGCTCGACTCAAATATTGAAGGAGTTGTAAATTATCTCGCTCCATTAAGAAAGAATGCTTTTTCACGAGCCCTATTTTTACGCACTGAACGGACTCAGAAAATTATAAACTTTGCACTTGAGAATAATAATTTAACAGGGTCATCAAAATGGAGATTGCAAGACATAAGCGAGAACTTGCAAAAAATTTTATTATCACGCAAAAATTTACCCGAAATCACACAAATTTATTCGATCAGCGAGGGAGCATTTACAGACAATAAGCCCGTGAGTCTGCTTAACTCGCTAATAACTTCAATGCGTGAACGTGAATTCAGAGAAAAATTTTTCTCGCTTAAAGCAATAAAATATAAGAAATCTCATAAAATTATTTTACTCGGAGCAGATAGAGATCAAAGCCTGAAACTTTTTGCACGTCTAGCACATAATTTAATATATGAAAATTTGCCGGAGGGTGAAATCTCTTCAAGTGAGTGGCTTTATTCAGGTCATAATCCACCGTTTGAGAGTATTTTACTGCCTTCTATAGGAGTCAACGAAAATATTTTAATTGCACCGTCTAATTCAAGAATGAAATTTATTCCTGACTGGCACAAAATTTTCCGCGAATATGTACCAGTTATAAGCATTGATTTAGCTCGGCTTGATTCGGGATTATCAGATTTAGCGTATTCGCCTTATATAACGGGTCTTGCTTTGTCAAAATGGGTGCTAGTTTTCGGGAATGCCGGACTCTTTGATACGCGTCAAACTGATTTAATTTCAGAAGTCCCCGAACGAGTTAATGAATTTGTCGAGCTTAACGGCTTAAAGAGTCCTGACTGGTTCATATTCGAGAATTATAAAATTTTCCAGATTTAATATTAATTATTTAATGAGTCGCGATAAAATTATCAATTAATTTTCTTGCGATGCTGGCTTTATCGGGAATGTTCATTTTATTAATTTCGTCGCAAGTGTAAAAGCCTGCTGACTCAATTTCTGAGCCGTCGGGGTGTAATTTGCCTGATTTATATTCAGCAGTGAATCCCAGCATTAAAGAATTCGGAAACGGCCAAGTCTGTGAGCCAAAATATTTTATATTGCATACTTCAATCCCGACTTCTTCGCGAATCTCACGCATTACTGTATTCTCAAGGGACTCGCCGGGCTCAACAAATCCCGCAATTATGCTAACTCTATCACTTGGCCACGCTTTATTATGAGCTAGCAATAATTTATTCTCACATTCAACAGCTACTATTACGGCCGGAGATTGAGGCGCATAGAAGACTCTTTTACATGACGGGCAGACTCGTCCGAAATCGTTATTACTGGGCATTAATTTATCTCCGCAGAATGAGCAGATTTTTACGTTCCTGTACCAGTTCGCAAATTCCCACGCACCTGAAGCACGAGTAAAAGCCTCTAAGCCTCCTAAATGATATAATTCACGAAGATTTATAAATTTTTCGTTGTCAAATAAATTTATCGAGTCAACGTCAAGCCACTTAGTTAAAACTTGCCAGCAATCCGGAAATTTTCGCGAGTCGTTCACAATCTCAACGCCCGAATGTGAATTTATATAATCATTATCAAAGTCGTAATTATTGCCGTTCACTAAAATTTTTTCTCTGTTAAATACTAACATGATTTATAGCTCCTTTTGTGCTAGTTATAGCATAATATACAACAAATTTATATATTGCGTGATTCTTAACGAGTCGCCCGTATTCATTAAATTAGTTGCTCGTAATATCGAGTAATCCCCGTCCGCCTAAAAAATTTATTCCCAGCTAATAACTTTTACAGCTGCACATTGATTTAATTAGTCGCTCGTTATGTTGCGTAATTCCTGCCCACTCAACAAAATTTTATTCCCAACTAATAACCGTTATCGCAAAATAATAAATTTAATGAGTCCCCGCCGCCTACCTGATTCCTCCCACCCGCCCGCCCGATAACGAGATTCCCCCGCACATGAAAAAATATTATGCGTTCTTGCTATAATAAATAAAATTTTTCTGTCAGGTGATGAGTAAATGCAAACGTTAAATACTTCCGGTAAATCGGGCTTAGAAGCTGTAGAAATTGTGAAGGCTGCTATAAATGAGAATGCAAACGAGAACGAGCTGAAAATTTTAATTGACGGCCCCGCTCAATCTGATAAACTCATGAGATTTTTAGAGAATGAAGGCGACTTTAACAGCGTAACTCTTGAAGACGATGAGGGAACTCTATATATTATTGCGTCAGGCCGGCAAATAGAGCAGCAAGAAAACGAATCCGGAAAAATTTTACTGGCTCCCATTGAAGCGAGTCAAGAATTACAAGAATTACCAGCTCCGGAAATTCACGAATCACAAGAAATACAACCCGTGCAGGAATTAACACAGCAAAAAAATATAAGTCTCACAAAAAATGTAGTGATTCAGGACTCACTAGCGATAATTTTATCGTATGAAAACAAGAAATATAGAGCTGCTTTTATGCAGAAATTTATTCACGCCCTGACTCAAGCAAAAATTAAGCCTTCAATCATTGCATTACTCGATAACGCCGTAAATTTAGCTGTCTATAACTCTAAAACTTGTAAAGACCTGAAAATTTTAGAATCAAGCGGCGTAAACGTGTTAATCTCTGACTCTTGCGCTGATAGACTCGGAGTTAGTGAGGCACTCGGTGCGGGCTTATTAACTGACATGAGCGAAATTCTTGAGAAAATTTTTTCATGCGAGAAATTATTAAGTCTATAGGAGGGGGATTTTTTCATGGAAATATTTTTATTGCTAATTGCGTTAATATTTATCTCGTCAAAATGCTTTGCTTCTCAAAACTGGGAATCAAGCGCAGATAATCCCGTAATGTCTGATAATCTTCAATATCATATACACTGTAAAGACGGCGATATAAATAAATATGTCTTACTGCCCGGAGATCCTGCACGAACTGATTTAATAGCTCAAGAATGGGACGAGTCAAAATTTATAGCTAATAACCGCGAATATAAAACTTTCAGCGGCAAAATCTCAAATATTCCCGTGAGTACCTGCTCAACTGGTATAGGCGGCTCATCTGCTGCAATTGCCATTGAAGAACTTGCTAACTTGGGCGCGAATACTTTTATACGTATAGGGACATGCGGGGCGATTAATCCTGAAATTAACTGCGGGGATATTATAATCTGTTCGGGAGCTGTCAGACATGACGGAACAAGCACAAATTATGTCGAGTCTTCTTATCCGGCAATGGCTCATCATGAAATTATTTTAGCTTTAATCGAGGCATGTGAGAGGCTCGGCAAAAAATATCATGTCGGAATTTCTTGTTCTACTGCGTCATTTCACGCGGGGCAGGCTCGGCCGGGATTCAAAAATTTTTCGCAGTCATTTCACCGTGAAAGAATAAAAGATTTACAGGATTCACGGGTCTTAAATTTTGAGATGGAAGCGGCTACTATTTTTACACTTGCTAATTTATACGGACTAAGGGCGGGGGCGGTCTTTGCTGTAGTTGCTGACAGGAATAAAAATAAGTTCGTTTATTCAGGCATTGAAGACAGTATTATAATTGCAAATGAAGCTGTAAAAATTTTAGCAGACTGGGATAATTTAAAAGGTGAACGCAAATATTTTTATCCCGGACTGTTAGTAAATCAGGAGGCTAAATAAATGGCATATAAACTCGGTAATGTATTAATTTCGCGCGAAAAAATTTCAGGACGAATTAAGGAACTCGCCGAACAGATCGCAAAAGATTATGAGAAAGATAACAGCGTAGTTTTTGTAGGAATTCTCACGGGAGCAGCAATATTTTTAACGGACTTAATGCGAGAAATGCCCGAAAATATGGACGTTAGAATGGATTTC harbors:
- a CDS encoding nucleoside phosphorylase, which encodes MEIFLLLIALIFISSKCFASQNWESSADNPVMSDNLQYHIHCKDGDINKYVLLPGDPARTDLIAQEWDESKFIANNREYKTFSGKISNIPVSTCSTGIGGSSAAIAIEELANLGANTFIRIGTCGAINPEINCGDIIICSGAVRHDGTSTNYVESSYPAMAHHEIILALIEACERLGKKYHVGISCSTASFHAGQARPGFKNFSQSFHRERIKDLQDSRVLNFEMEAATIFTLANLYGLRAGAVFAVVADRNKNKFVYSGIEDSIIIANEAVKILADWDNLKGERKYFYPGLLVNQEAK
- the nudC gene encoding NAD(+) diphosphatase; this encodes MLVFNREKILVNGNNYDFDNDYINSHSGVEIVNDSRKFPDCWQVLTKWLDVDSINLFDNEKFINLRELYHLGGLEAFTRASGAWEFANWYRNVKICSFCGDKLMPSNNDFGRVCPSCKRVFYAPQSPAVIVAVECENKLLLAHNKAWPSDRVSIIAGFVEPGESLENTVMREIREEVGIEVCNIKYFGSQTWPFPNSLMLGFTAEYKSGKLHPDGSEIESAGFYTCDEINKMNIPDKASIARKLIDNFIATH